A stretch of Ipomoea triloba cultivar NCNSP0323 chromosome 11, ASM357664v1 DNA encodes these proteins:
- the LOC115995999 gene encoding uncharacterized protein LOC115995999, whose product MPRAYKTIGSGLGASCLISDKGTHFRNAPLEKVLAKYGVQHRGGVPYHPQTSGQVENANRDIKAILEKTVARHRRDWPEKLDDALWAFRRSYKTPIGTTPFRLVYGKACHLPVEVEHKAYWAIKKLNSDIDFAGRERLWQLDELEEWRTLAYENSKAYKERTKVYHDRHKKRAKSSKRVIKSYFSMLDSSYSLESLSLGGRVHSPSPRCFHIAPLRLHTRKKEILKSMGTNSKGIMEGVWTVRLKMCN is encoded by the coding sequence ATGCCCCGGGCCTATAAAACGATAGGATCGGGCCTGGGTGCCTCGTGTCTTATCAGTGATAAGGGAACTCATTTTAGGAATGCACCATTGGAAAAAGTGTTGGCAAAATATGGGGTGCAACATAGAGGGGGAGTTCCTTACCATCCTCAGACTAGTGGCCAGGTTGAAAATGCAAACCGGGATATTAAggccatattggaaaagacTGTTGCTAGGCACCGTAGGGATTGGCCTGAGAAACTTGATGATGCCTTGTGGGCATTCAGAAGATCTTATAAAACCCCCATTGGAACCACTCCATTCCGGTTGGTTTATGGCAAGGCATGCCACTTGCCGGTGGAAGTTGAACACAAGGCctattgggccattaaaaagCTTAACAGTGATATTGATTTTGCAGGACGTGAAAGGCTTTGGCAATTAGATGAGTTGGAAGAATGGAGAACTCTAGCCTATGAGAATTCTAAAGCTTATAAGGAGAGAACTAAGGTGTATCATGATAGACATAAAAAAAGGGCAAAGAGTTCAAAGAGGGTGATCAAGTCTTACTTTTCAATGCTAGACTCAAGTTATTCTCTGGAAAGCTTAAGTCTAGGTGGTCGGGTCCATTCACCATCACCAAGGTGTTTCCATATAGCACCATTGAGGTTGCACACTCGGAAAAAGGAAATTTTAAAGTCAATGGGCACCAACTCAAAAGGTATCATGGAGGGTGTGTGGACCGTCAGGTTGAAAATGTGCAATTGA
- the LOC115995602 gene encoding DNA (cytosine-5)-methyltransferase CMT3-like, which produces METGSNSTRKSTRGRPKKVIDLTEDVTEVMVEATGSAVGNEMPAKRKASSNSDSSRKSKRGRRKAVVDSAEKDSELNELAAAEEESDDVAGGNLMLSKASPPERKRVTTNVPNDEDSEFVGGPILEEEAKQRWPHRYQKGTEKSNGVTRSITSQYESAGVLQAKKHYTAAKVDGLVYKLGDDAYVKAGEGEDNYICRIIEMFEAVDGVLYFTAQWYYRAKDTVIKGCDEFVDKQRVFFSEVKDENTIDCLVDKVNIHRIPSNDNSNSRDNIKADCDLYCDTMYLIPCSTFLNLPPDVTASSSESNSTISSEMDVAESAEAKEDSSEMTLLDMYSGCGAMSTGLCLGANSCGVNLVTKWAVDLNQYACESLRLNHPETNVRNEPAEDFLALLKEWEQLCVSCLLIKGNCSPHPHLNISDIDEEAEDENSEDDEGVDNGNGEVYEVEHILDVCYGDPNGIKKPGLYFKIHWKGYGADYDTWEPIDGLSDCPLKIKDFVVNGFKAKRFPLPGGVDVICGGPPCQGISGFNRFRNTKNPLQDPKNKQLKVFMDMVDFLRPRFVLMENVVDLLKFSNGFLGRYALSRLVGLNYQARLGMMAAGAYGLPQFRMRVFMWGALRGEKLPQYPLPTHNVVVRGVIPTEFELNTVAYDEGHDAKLKKELFLGDAIFDLPPVENNEKRDDMEYVDKPGSEFQQFIRLGRDGLLGTVLHDHRPLQLNDDDYQRVCHIPKAKGANFRDLPGVSVVDNKVQWDPNVERVYLSSGKPLVPDYAMSFVGGTSSKPFRRLWWDETVPTVVTRAEPHNQAILHPLQDRVLTIRENARLQGFPDYYKLCGPIKERYIQVGNAVAVPVARALGYSLALAFKGLSGLEPTIRLPEGYGEIAAALVDQMSPAEVSQ; this is translated from the exons ATGGAGACCGGTTCGAATTCCACTAGGAAATCGACCAGAGGAAGGCCGAAGAAGGTTATCGATCTGACGGAGGATGTTACTGAGGTTATGGTCGAGGCTACTGGCAGTGCAGTTGGAAATGAAATGCCGGCCAAAAGGAAGGCTTCGTCGAACTCGGATTCTAGCCGGAAGTCGAAGAGGGGAAGGCGGAAGGCGGTGGTAGATTCGGCTGAAAAGGACTCGGAGTTGAACGAGCTTGCGGCGGCCGAGGAGGAATCGGACGATGTTGCTGGTGGAAACCTCATGCTCAGCAAGGCTTCGCCGCCTGAGCGGAAACGGGTCACCACTAACGTCCCGAATGACGAGGACAGCGAGTTTGTTGGGGGTCCGATTCTGGAAGAGGAAGCCAAGCAGCGCTGGCCTCACCGCTACCAGAAG GGCACTGAGAAATCAAATGGTGTAACTAGGAGTATAACAAG CCAATATGAATCTGCTGGGGTACTTCAGGCTAAGAAACATTATACAGCAGCAAAAGTTGATGGCCTTGTTTATAAGCTTGGGGATGATGCTTATGTTAAG GCTGGAGAGGGTGAAGATAATTACATCTGcagaattatagaaatgtttGAAGCAGTAGATGGTGTACTTTATTTTACAGCTCAATGGTACTATAGAGCCAAGGACACT GTTATCAAAGGGTGTGATGAGTTTGTTGACAAACAGCGTGTCTTCTTTTCTGAAGTTAAGGATGAAAACACCATTGATTGCCTTGTTGACAAAGTCAATATTCATCGCATACCTTCCAAT GATAATTCCAATTCAAGGGACAACATAAAAGCTGATTGTGACTTATATTGTGATACAATGTATCTGATACCATGCTCAACATTTTTGAACTTGCCACCTG ATGTTACAGCTTCTTCTAGTGAGTCCAATTCTACAATCTCCAGTGAGATGGATGTTGCAGAATCTGCAGAAGCTAAAGAGGATAGTTCTGAAATGACTCTCCTGGATATGTATTCTGGTTGTGGAGCAATGTCTACTGGATTATGTCTAGGAGCTAATAGTTGCGGTGTTAATCTGGTTACT AAATGGGCTGTTGATTTGAATCAGTATGCATGTGAAAGCTTGAGGCTAAACCATCCAGAGACAAAT GTGAGGAATGAGCCTGCTGAAGATTTCTTGGCCCTTTTGAAGGAGTGGGAGCAGCTTTGTGTATCTTGCTTGTTAATAAAAGGAAACTGCTCCCCGCATCCTCATTTGAACATTTCAGACATTGATGAAGAGGCAGAGGATGAAAAcagtgaagatgatgaaggtgtTGATAATGGAAATGGTGAAGTGTATGAGGTTGAGCATATTTTAGACGTCTGTTATGGAGATCCTAATGGTATTAAAAAGCCTGGACTATACTTCAAG ataCATTGGAAGGGCTATGGTGCAGATTATGACACATGGGAACCTATAGATGGATTGAG TGATTGTCCACTAAAAATAAAGGATTTTGTGGTAAATGGATTTAAAGCGAAACGTTTCCCTTTGCct GGGGGTGTTGATGTTATATGTGGGGGTCCTCCTTGTCAAGGAATTAGTGGTTTCAACCGTTTTAGGAACACAAAGAATCCTTTACAAGATCCAAAAAACAAGCAGCTTAAAGTGTTTATGGACATGGTTGACTTCTTGAGACCAAGATTTGTTTTAATGGAAAATGTTGTTGATCTTTTGAAATTTTCAAATGGTTTTCTTGGGAGATATGCTTTAAGCCGGCTTGTAGGGTTGAATTATCAAGCACGGCTGGGCATGATGGCTGCTGGAGCATATGGACTTCCACAATTTCGCATGCGTGTCTTCATGTGGGGTGCCCTGCGGGGAGAG AAATTGCCACAGTATCCATTGCCAACACACAATGTTGTTGTGAGAGGTGTTATTCCCACTGAGTTTGAG CTAAATACTGTTGCATATGATGAAGGGCATGATGCCAAATTGAAGAAAGAGCTCTTTTTAGGGGATGCAATATTTGATCTTCCTCCG GTGGAGAATAATGAGAAGAGGGATGATATGGAATATGTTGATAAACCTGGGTCTGAATTCCAGCAGTTTATAAGGCTTGGGAGAGACG GTTTGCTTGGAACAGTGTTGCATGATCACCGTCCATTACAATTAAATGATGATGACTATCAACGTGTCTGTCACATTCCAAAAGCCAAG GGAGCAAATTTCAGGGATCTGCCCGGTGTTAGTGTGGTAGACAATAAAGTGCAATGGGATCCAAATGTAGAGAGGGTATACTTGAGTTCAGGGAAACCCTTG GTTCCTGATTATGCAATGTCATTTGTGGGCGGAACTTCCTCAAA GCCATTTAGAAGATTGTGGTGGGATGAAACTGTACCCACAGTTGTGACAAGGGCCGAACCTCACAATCAGGCTATTTTGCATCCGCTTCAAGATAGAGTCCTTACAATCAGAGAAAATGCTAGGTTACAGGGCTTCCCTGACTACTATAAGCTGTGTGGCCCTATCAAAGAAAG GTACATACAAGTGGGAAATGCAGTTGCAGTGCCAGTTGCAAGAGCTTTAGGGTACTCGTTGGCACTGGCTTTCAAAGGCTTGTCCGGGCTGGAGCCAACAATTAGGTTGCCAGAGGGATATGGTGAAATTGCTGCTGCATTAGTAGATCAAATGTCTCCTGCTGAAGTTTCCCagtga